The region atttcatctctgagactataacgggttgtggtgtgtgttagtgtggggtcacaacataaggttattattattaattaagtgaagtgatattggggaaagaaagaccgtgacgaccgggatccccgaccccggatctgggggtgttacaggcaTCGTCTCAAAAGATGTTGGAATCACAAATTGGCCAAATTGCAAATAAGATTGGTATACATGAACAAGGAGCATTTCCTAGTCAACCCGATGTGAATATCAAGGAGCAGTGCAAGTCTATCACTTTGAGGAATGGAAGAGAACTATCGTAAATTGTGGCTCCAGCACTTAAAGATGAGATTCttcctcctaagaaaagaaaaacacgTCAAGTTAATATGGAGATTTTTGACAGTATTGACGACGAACCCAACAAGGAGAGGCTCACACATAAAGCTCCTATGAAACCATACATCCCTCTAATTCCTTTTCCACAGAGGTTGAAAAATAGCAACTTAGAGAAACAGTATGAAAAGTTTTTGAAGATGTTTTTTTGAGATTCATATTAGCATTCCGTTTGCTAATGCATTGGCTCAAATGCCCCTCTATGTGAAATTTATGAAGGAGGTGTTGTCTAACAGAAATAAGTTGAAGGAGGTAGAAACAATCACTCTTACCGAAAAGTGCAGTGTTGTTATTCAATATACGATTCCTCCTAAACTCAAGGATCCTGGAAGTTTTTCTTTGCCATGCACTATTGGTGAGTTGGGAATAAGAAAGGCCTTGTATGATCTTGGAGCTAGTGTAAGTTTAATGCCACACTCTATGTACAAAAGACTTGGCTTGGGAGAGTTAAAGAAGACAAGGATTTCCCTTCAACTTGCGGATTGATCAATAAAGTATCCACTAGGTGTACTTGAAGATCTTTTGGTAAAGGTGGATAAATTTGTTATTCCGTGTGATTTTGTTGTATTGGAGATGAATGAGGATGTTGATATTCCAATTATTTTGGGAAGACCATTATTGGCGACTGCAGAAACCAACATTGATGTGAAAGCTGGTAAGCTTACATTAAACGTGGGGAAAGAAAGAGTTGACTTTGATCTTGATCAATCTATGAAAGAGTTATCAGTAAAAACCGAGTGTTATGTGGTGAATGTTGTGAAATAATTCAATGATCATGCCTTTGAGGTGGAAGCTGAAATTGACGAGAATTCTTCTTTTGCACGTGAATTTCAAGGTGTGAATGAAGTGGAGATTACACTTGGGCCACACGAGGCAGTCTTAAAATTTCCACCATAAAAATTAAAAGAATAAAAGGCGTCTAGCTAATGACATTAAACAAGCGCTGCTTGGGAAGCAACCCAAAAAATGTCATCATTATTAGTATTATGTTAGATTTAACTATGTGTATAAGACTTATGTGTGCATGAACTATGCAGGCGAAGGAGAACAATTTTGATAAGTACAAAATATGTGGAGTTGCAGAAAACTTCAAGACCTTGAAGTACATATGAAAGGGCTTGATTTCAATTTCAAGGGTCTCCATGGAGCAAGTGTTTAGGTTCTTCTTCTCCTTTTGTCTTATTAGTTCACTATATAGTATATTCTTTGGATGTTAATGGTTAATGATTGTTGTTCCTTGGGGACAAGTAACATGCTAAGTTGGGGGAATGTTATGTGTGTGTGAGTTATATGGTGGTGTATTAGTagtaaaaaatataaaaaataaacaaattggaaacataaaaaaaaaattacattgtACCATGTAGTTGCATTCCATTGTATATCATATATTGATCTCATATTATTAGTAGTCCAAATCAGTGGCCGGTGATAATTTATGTGTAGCTTGTTTTTGACTAATTCTTGCTAAGATCATGGTTTAATGATGTTATAGGCGTAGTGTCACAAGTGCAAAATTTATTTCTTGACACGAATTTATTATTCTATAGAACTAATTTTTAGATATCCTTATTTCTTGAGGGATAGCCGCTTGTTGATGATTAGAATTTTGACTATTCCCTTTTGAGCTCAATATGTAAGGCATCGTTTGGGAGTGTTGTTgaaaactgttgtgttgtgagaAAAAGTGTTGGTGAAAaaagtgatgttatgaaaattagatgactgtttgttaatttgttttttaatttatgcatattttgagataaaatatataaaaataatatttttgagaaggtTTGATGATGAAACTGATAGTTATTTCTTGCAAAAGCTGAAAACAGCTTTTTCAAAAGCATGGGGGCATGCTTTTGCTAACAGCAGGTTTTAGACCAAAAGCGCTTTTCCAGACAACAgtttttagaatttaccaaacaGCTTTCTGGCAGCTTTTCAGCAAAAAGCTGTTGTAGCTGTCTGTAGCAGCAGTACCAAACGGGGCCTAAATTCTTCAGTTTGGGGGAAACTATGGGGTGCACATGTCtttgaaaaaatattgaaaaaagaTATATGTATGACAGTAGTAATAAATTAcatgaaaaaaataaataaaaagtgGTATACTTAACTAGGTTGGGCTCATTAATACTCGAGTAATTAAGTCTGAGGGGCTTTGTACCTAGTAACCTATAGCCTTTTATGGTTTGTGTAacaccctccagacccggggtataagtctgggggttactagctaatctccaaacctgtacaacctatataataataataataagatatatctaaacccctttaacactaaccaggatcttcTTAGGTTGaaatatgaaaacaagaaccattaacttctttattacaaaccaaactaaaaatcttacaaactctctttattacaaaccattgtctaaccagttttaaactaagttcatctttattcaaacacacactaCCTATCTACACTCCACATGTTCaagcaactcaaagctttcttcctcgattggaatcaacaccttgcgta is a window of Apium graveolens cultivar Ventura chromosome 11, ASM990537v1, whole genome shotgun sequence DNA encoding:
- the LOC141695890 gene encoding uncharacterized protein LOC141695890 produces the protein MEIFDSIDDEPNKERLTHKAPMKPYIPLIPFPQRLKNSNLEKHIPFANALAQMPLYVKFMKEVLSNRNKLKEVETITLTEKCSVVIQYTIPPKLKDPGSFSLPCTIGELGIRKALYDLGASVDKFVIPCDFVVLEMNEDVDIPIILGRPLLATAETNIDVKAGKLTLNVGKERVDFDLDQSMKELSVKTECYVVNVVK